In the genome of Sulfurimonas autotrophica DSM 16294, the window TCGTGTTCCAGAACCACAATTTGAAGGACAGACAAAAGGAAAACTTGGAAATACTTACGTTCGCCCGTTAATTCAAAAAGCAACCGGTGAAGCACTTAATAAATATTTTGAAGAAAATCCTATAGAAGCCAAAGCAATTGTAAGTAAAGCTCTCATGGCAGCACGCGGTCGTGAAGCTGCTAAAAAAGCAAGAGAACTAACACGTAGAAAAGATTCCATGAGTGTTGGAACACTTCCGGGGAAACTTGCTGATTGCCAAAGTAAAGATGCAAGTATTTGTGAACTATATCTGGTGGAAGGGGACTCTGCGGGCGGTTCGGCAAAAATGGGACGTGACCGTGTTTTTCAAGCAATTTTACCACTGAAAGGTAAGATTTTAAATGTTGAAAAAGCAAGACTTGAAAAGATTTTAAAATCTGATGAAATTACCAATATGATTACGGCTATGGGTTGTGGAATCGGTGAAGAATATAATGAAGAGAAACTCCGTTATCATAAAATCATTATTATGACCGATGCGGATGTCGATGGTTCTCATATTCAAACGCTTCTGCTTACTTTCTTTTTTAGATACTTCCGTGATATTATTGAAAAAGGGTATTTATACCTTGCACAGCCGCCTCTTTACCGTTATAAAAAAGGTAAAAAAGAGATATATTTTAAAGATGACCGTGCAATGAATGATTATTTGATTGACAACGGTATAGAATCATTAGATATAGACGGTGTAGGGCATAATGATTTGGTTGCTTATTTTAAAATGGTTGATCATTATGCTTCTTCACTTGAAGCACTTAACCGCCGTTATGCTCTTGTAAAATTGATTCGTCATTTTATTGAAAATCCTGATTTAATTGCATTGCCTGCTAAAGAGATGTTTGTCGAGATAGAGAAATTTTTAACTTCAATAGGCAATAATATTTTAACCTACACTATCAATGAAGAGACAAATGAAATTCATCTTTTTGTTCAAACACAGACCGGAATGGAAGAGCTGCTTATAAATGATGATCTGTTTTCTGCTCCACATTTTAATGAAGCAAGTTTTGTTTATAAAAAAATTATGGAGTGGGATATCCATTTTGACAAAGATATTATAGAAGTACTTGAAGATATTAAAGATTATGCAAAAAAAGGTGCTTATATTCAGCGTTACAAAGGTCTGGGAGAGATGAATCCTGAACAGTTGTGGGAAACAACAATGACACCTGAAAACCGCGTACTTTTACAAATATCTATAGAAGATGCAGAAGTTGCATCAGATGCATTTACTCTCTTTATGGGAGATGAAGTTGAGCCTCGCCGTAACTACATTGAAACACATGCAAAAGATGTGAAGCATTTAGACGTATAAATGATGCTGTCTCAAACTAAAGAGAGGGAATACCGTTTTAAGTTGGCACTTAGAATGGGTTTGCCTATCTTTGCTCTTATACTTGCTTTAATTTTTCACACACTCATCACTAATTATACAACGTTGCAAACTTCATTTTATATAGAAGCAATTTTACTTTTGCTTGTAAGTGTCTATTTTATTTTTTTTCTGATATACAGAGGCTTTGATGTAAAAATAACCGACAGCGTGACAAAAACCTTTACAAGAGAATATCTGTATCAATATCTGCAAAAAGAGATAAGACATAAAAAAGATTGCACACTTATTCTTATAAGCATAGATAATTTAAATGACATCAATATTCTTTATGGAATAAAAAATGGTGATAAAGTTTTAAAGTATGTTGCTGATTGGATAATGGAGTATTTAAAAAAAGAGGGCATTGAAAATATTCCAATAGGTCATATAAAAGGTGGTGATTTTATTATAGGACTTGAAGGTTTCAAAGATAAATACAGCACTTTATTGGAACTTTTATGCTTAAAATCAAATAACTTAAATATAGATGATATTGAAGTCAAAATATCAGGGGTAATTACTGATACAAGTTATTCAAAAGATTTGAATTATTTAATTGAAAACCTTTTTGAACTTCAAAATAAAAATAAAAATAGCAAATATGAAGAAGAAATTATCAATCCAAACGAATTGGAACTGTTAGTTATTGATGCTATTGAAAATAAAAACCTGCTCATTATGTCACAAGAAGTTTATAATAATGCAGATGGTATAGTATTTAGAGAGTGTTATGTAAAACTTAAAGGTCAAAATAATAAAATAATTCATCCTAAAACATACTTGAAAGTTATTAATAAATTAGGACTTGGTGTTAGTTTTGATTTGATGGTTTTAGAGGAAATACTTAAGAACTGTATATATGAAGAAAATATTTATGCAGTAAATATTCTGCCGACATCGTTAAGAAATGATAAATTTCTTGCAAAAACAAAAGAACTTTTAAAAGAGTATGCCGGTACACAAGTGATGTTTGTTTTGAATGAAATGCAATATTATTCTTATATAAGCAGGTATAACAGTATTATTAAATCATTAAAAAGTTTGGGTGTGCTTATAGCAATAGACAGATTGGGGGCTATTCATACCAGCTTTTTGTATTTGAGAGAATTAGATATTGATGTTGTTAGATTCGATACATATTATTCAAATATAGACAAAATAAGCCAAAATCGTAGTATAATCGATGGTTTTAATGTTATGGCTCATGAAAATGGTGTAAAAACGTGGATAAAAAATATAGAAGATGAAGCAACATACATTCTAGTCAAAGAGATGGATATTGACTATGTAGAAGGAAAATATTTGTCAAAGATTCAAAATAATGCAAATTAAAATGTAAGGAATATATATGTTTGCTAAGATATTTGGTAAAAAAAATAAAAGTCAAGATGAACAAACAGATTCACATTTAATTGAAAAAATATTAAAAATGAATCTTACAGAGATGCGTTCTTATGTAAAAAACAGTATGAAAGACTTTAAAGTCAGTGTTGATGGAATTAACGAAATTATGAAAAAGCTTACTTCACTTGATGAAAAAACACAAACATATTATATTAAAAGTGATGATATGGATGTAAAAAAGAAAAAAGCTTTTGATTTATTTATTGCTATATTGTCAAGTAAGCAAATAGATATACAAACAATTGAACTGGCTCAAAAATTTTTAGAAAATTACAAAGAGATTGTAGATGATTTTGATACACGAAACAAACAAATATATGCCTCAAAGCTTGCCGATACTCTTAACACAGCCATAAATACTATAAATCAATATGTCCAATTGCAAAAAAAAATGAATGTTTTAGGAAAGTAGATTCTTTTTAAGCCAGGACAGAGCACTTGGTTTATCTTTAAAAGCATTTCGAATTTGCGCCTGATAAGTATACTCAAGTATCTTTGAAAATTCTTTTGATGGCTGCAGACCCAGTTTTATTAAATCTTTTCCCTTTATAAGAGGGGGGATTGGTTGGTGTAAGACACTCATCTTTTTTGCTTTTTTGAGTAAATACTCTATCTTTTCTTTTTTATTTTGTGTTACATGTAAGTAATGTGAATAAAACTTAATATTTATTTTTCTAGCAAGTGTATATATATCATAATCATTCAAGCTTTCTAGATTAAAATTAATTTGATGGAGTGTAAAAACTTTTTCAATTATTATTTTTTCATTTGTTATTCTATTTAAAAAAGTTTGAGTTTGTATATCTGAAAACTTTGATGTTATAACAGCTAAAGCAAGTATAACAAATTCTTTATCACTTGTTATTTGAAAGGTTTTTAGTTTTTTCAGGGCATTTAAAATTTCTGCATACTCTTTTTCATCAAGTGTGTTAAATTCTTGGAAAAATGAAAATGCTCCTAAATCTTTGAGCAGATAAAATCCGCAGGAAGGGTTGTTTGATTTGAGCAGAAGCTTTTTTATCTCCTGAAAAATTCGCTCTTTGGGCAGTTCATTAAGGAGTTTGTTTTGTATCATATGTTTACATGTAAACTCAAGGGATTTGTCTAGTTTCATATCAAAGCGTGATGCAAAAACTACAGCACGAAGCACTCTTAGCGGGTCTTCTTTAAATTTTTCATTATCTACCGCTTTTAATATCTTTTTATCTAAATCTTCTCTGCCGTGATACGGGTCTAATATTTTTTTATTTTTGACATCATATCCGATTGCATTAATTGTAAAATCTCTTCTGCTTGCAGCCGTTTTAAAATCTAAATTTGTATCAACAGTTATTTTAAAACCTTGGTGTCCAGAAGCAATTTTATTGTCTTGTCTTGGCAGTGAAAAGTCCAAATCTAAATTATTATATAACAATTTACACACACCAAAACTTTTACCGACACTGTTTACATCTCCAAATTCCTGTAAAATGTGTTCTACTTCATCAAGAGATGCAATACCGTATAGTTCAATGTCAATATCATTTGAGGGTATATTTAAAATTACATCACGAATATAACCGCCGACAATAACAGGTTTTATATTATGTTTGTACAGTTTGTTAAAAATCGTATCAAGACTCTCTGGATATTTAATCATAAGCAAAGTATATCATGAATTTTACAAGGATATAATAATTATTTGGGTATAATCACGAAAAATTTTCCCAAGAAGGAAACCCCCTAATGCAAAAAATTAGAAATATTGCCGTTATCGCTCACGTTGACCACGGTAAAACTACACTGGTTGATGGTTTACTAGAACAATCTGGTACATTCGGTTCTCATGAACAACATGATGAAAGAGCTATGGATAGCAATGATTTAGAAAAAGAGCGTGGTATCACGATTCTTTCTAAAAATACAGCTATTCGTTATAAAGATTACAAAATTAACATTATTGACACTCCGGGTCACGCCGATTTTGGTGGAGAAGTTGAACGTGTACTTAAAATGGTAGATGGTGTTTTAGTACTTGTTGATGCCTATGAAGGTGTTATGCCGCAAACAAAATTCGTTGTTAAAAAAATGTTAGCACTTGGTAAAATGCCAATCGTTGTTATTAACAAGATCGACAAACCTTCAGCTGATCCTGAACGTGTTGTAGATGAAATGTTTGACCTTTTTGCGGCGATGGGTGCTACTGATGAGCAACAGGATTTTCCTATTATTTATGCTGCTGCTCGTGATGGCATGGCAAAATTAGATATGGAAGACCCGGATGGAAATTTTGAATGTATTTTTGAAACAATTATAAACAATATTCCTGAACCGGAAGGTGATGCTGCAAATCCTTTGCAAGCACAGGTATTCACACTTGATTATGACAACTATGTCGGTAAAATTGGTATTAGCCGTATTTTTAATGGTACAGTGAACAAAGGCGACAATGTTATGCTTGCAAAAGCTGACGGTGAAATGGTAAAAGGGAAGATTTCTAAACTTATCGGTTTTCTTGGGCTTAACCGTATGGAAATTGATCAAGCAGAAGCTGGTGATATCGTAGCTTTTGCCGGTATGGAAACTGTTGATGTTGGAGATACTGTTTGTGACCCTACTAATCCGGTTGCACTTGATCCTATGCATGTAGAAGAGCCTACGCTTACAGTTGTATTTGCCGTAAATGATTCTCCACTTGCGGGTAAAGAAGGTAAACACGTTACTTCAAACAAACTTCGTGAACGTCTAGAATTTGAAATGAATACAAATGTTGCCATGAAACTTGAAATAATCGGTGAGGGTAAATTTAAAGTTTCAGGTCGTGGAGAACTTCAAATTACAGTTCTTGCTGAAAATATGCGTCGTGAGGATTTTGAATTTTCAATCTCCCGTCCGGAAGTTATCGTGAAAGAGATTAACGGTGTTAAATGTGAGCCGTTTGAGCATTTGGTAATTGATGTTCCTGAAGATTTAAGCGGTACAGTAATTGAACGTTTAGGTAAAAGAAAAGCTGAAATGAAATCAATGCTTCCAATGGGACAAGGTTTTCAACGTATAGAGTTTGAAATTCCGGCTCGTGCATTAATCGGATTCCGTGGACAATTCTTGACAGACACAAAAGGTGAGGGTGTAATGAATCACTCTTTCTTGGAATTCCGTCCATTTACAGGTGAAGTTGAATCACGCTCGTACGGTGCACTTGTGTCTATGACAGCAGGTTCTACACTTGCATTCTCACTATTTGGTATTCAAGACCGCGGTGTTCTTTTCATCGGTGTTCAAACTGAAGTGTATGAAGGTATGATTGTTGGTGAACATTCACGTTCAAATGACCTTGTTGTTAATCCTATTAAAGGAAAAGCACAGTCAAATGTACGTTCAAGTGGAGCTGATGAAGCCATCAAACTTGTTCCGCCTCGTGATATGTCATTAGAGCGTGCATTAGAATGGATAGAAGATGATGAACTTCTAGAAGTTACACCTAAAAATGTGC includes:
- a CDS encoding bifunctional diguanylate cyclase/phosphodiesterase encodes the protein MMLSQTKEREYRFKLALRMGLPIFALILALIFHTLITNYTTLQTSFYIEAILLLLVSVYFIFFLIYRGFDVKITDSVTKTFTREYLYQYLQKEIRHKKDCTLILISIDNLNDINILYGIKNGDKVLKYVADWIMEYLKKEGIENIPIGHIKGGDFIIGLEGFKDKYSTLLELLCLKSNNLNIDDIEVKISGVITDTSYSKDLNYLIENLFELQNKNKNSKYEEEIINPNELELLVIDAIENKNLLIMSQEVYNNADGIVFRECYVKLKGQNNKIIHPKTYLKVINKLGLGVSFDLMVLEEILKNCIYEENIYAVNILPTSLRNDKFLAKTKELLKEYAGTQVMFVLNEMQYYSYISRYNSIIKSLKSLGVLIAIDRLGAIHTSFLYLRELDIDVVRFDTYYSNIDKISQNRSIIDGFNVMAHENGVKTWIKNIEDEATYILVKEMDIDYVEGKYLSKIQNNAN
- a CDS encoding CCA tRNA nucleotidyltransferase; its protein translation is MIKYPESLDTIFNKLYKHNIKPVIVGGYIRDVILNIPSNDIDIELYGIASLDEVEHILQEFGDVNSVGKSFGVCKLLYNNLDLDFSLPRQDNKIASGHQGFKITVDTNLDFKTAASRRDFTINAIGYDVKNKKILDPYHGREDLDKKILKAVDNEKFKEDPLRVLRAVVFASRFDMKLDKSLEFTCKHMIQNKLLNELPKERIFQEIKKLLLKSNNPSCGFYLLKDLGAFSFFQEFNTLDEKEYAEILNALKKLKTFQITSDKEFVILALAVITSKFSDIQTQTFLNRITNEKIIIEKVFTLHQINFNLESLNDYDIYTLARKINIKFYSHYLHVTQNKKEKIEYLLKKAKKMSVLHQPIPPLIKGKDLIKLGLQPSKEFSKILEYTYQAQIRNAFKDKPSALSWLKKNLLS
- the gyrB gene encoding DNA topoisomerase (ATP-hydrolyzing) subunit B gives rise to the protein MQQEYGASNIKVLKGLEAVRKRPGMYIGDTGHRGLHHLVYEVIDNSIDEAMAGYCDTITVTLTKNGTCKVSDNGRGIPTDMHPTENMSAATVVLTVLHAGGKFDKDTYKVSGGLHGVGVSVVNALSSDLHMTIYREGKIHEQDFKMGIPQGPLEVTGTTRKTGTTIEFAADPSIFTETITFEYEYLAKRFKELAYLNPFITIKFNDERTNTKEVYHFEGGIAQYVSDMNKREVVANVYSFSGKAEDIEFDIAIMYNDSYEEKLASFVNNIRTPNGGTHEAGFRAGLTRVISNYNSKNGAAKEKDVKISGDDVKEGLIAIVSARVPEPQFEGQTKGKLGNTYVRPLIQKATGEALNKYFEENPIEAKAIVSKALMAARGREAAKKARELTRRKDSMSVGTLPGKLADCQSKDASICELYLVEGDSAGGSAKMGRDRVFQAILPLKGKILNVEKARLEKILKSDEITNMITAMGCGIGEEYNEEKLRYHKIIIMTDADVDGSHIQTLLLTFFFRYFRDIIEKGYLYLAQPPLYRYKKGKKEIYFKDDRAMNDYLIDNGIESLDIDGVGHNDLVAYFKMVDHYASSLEALNRRYALVKLIRHFIENPDLIALPAKEMFVEIEKFLTSIGNNILTYTINEETNEIHLFVQTQTGMEELLINDDLFSAPHFNEASFVYKKIMEWDIHFDKDIIEVLEDIKDYAKKGAYIQRYKGLGEMNPEQLWETTMTPENRVLLQISIEDAEVASDAFTLFMGDEVEPRRNYIETHAKDVKHLDV
- the typA gene encoding translational GTPase TypA, giving the protein MQKIRNIAVIAHVDHGKTTLVDGLLEQSGTFGSHEQHDERAMDSNDLEKERGITILSKNTAIRYKDYKINIIDTPGHADFGGEVERVLKMVDGVLVLVDAYEGVMPQTKFVVKKMLALGKMPIVVINKIDKPSADPERVVDEMFDLFAAMGATDEQQDFPIIYAAARDGMAKLDMEDPDGNFECIFETIINNIPEPEGDAANPLQAQVFTLDYDNYVGKIGISRIFNGTVNKGDNVMLAKADGEMVKGKISKLIGFLGLNRMEIDQAEAGDIVAFAGMETVDVGDTVCDPTNPVALDPMHVEEPTLTVVFAVNDSPLAGKEGKHVTSNKLRERLEFEMNTNVAMKLEIIGEGKFKVSGRGELQITVLAENMRREDFEFSISRPEVIVKEINGVKCEPFEHLVIDVPEDLSGTVIERLGKRKAEMKSMLPMGQGFQRIEFEIPARALIGFRGQFLTDTKGEGVMNHSFLEFRPFTGEVESRSYGALVSMTAGSTLAFSLFGIQDRGVLFIGVQTEVYEGMIVGEHSRSNDLVVNPIKGKAQSNVRSSGADEAIKLVPPRDMSLERALEWIEDDELLEVTPKNVRIRKKYLTESERKRHARK